One Mycobacterium sp. SMC-4 DNA window includes the following coding sequences:
- a CDS encoding FAD-binding oxidoreductase codes for MQTVFDARVDSALIDRALSETAFGSMWLDVVARPEFGTPAGPVTCDLLVIGGGYTGLWSALHAARRHPDRRIVLIEADRIGWAASGRNGGFVDASLTHGYDNGKSRWPEDIDLLETMGIENLDAMGAELDELGLDAEWQRTGMLSVATEPHQVQWLREAADEGQGRFLDLREVRAEVHSPTYLAGLYSPDSCALVHPAKLALELARACRDSGVEIFEHTTAAKIVSGGAALRVHTDGPVITCRHVVLGTNVFPSLLRRNRLYTVPVYDYVLATEPLTEAQLDRIGWQGRQGIGDSANQFHYYRLSADNRIVWGGYDAVYHYGRRVEAAYEDRAETYRRLAAHFFLTFPQLDDVRFSHRWAGAIDTNTRFCAHWGLAREGRVAYVNGFTGLGVGAARFAADVCLDLLDGEDTPRTRLQMVRRKPLPFPPEPLASVGIQATRWSLDRADHNGGRRNLLLRTLDAAGLGFDS; via the coding sequence GTGCAGACCGTTTTCGATGCCCGGGTCGATTCAGCCCTGATCGACCGCGCACTGTCTGAGACCGCATTCGGGTCGATGTGGCTCGATGTGGTCGCGCGGCCCGAATTCGGCACCCCGGCGGGACCGGTCACCTGCGACCTGCTGGTGATCGGTGGCGGCTACACCGGGTTGTGGAGTGCACTGCACGCTGCTCGTCGACATCCCGACCGCCGCATCGTGTTGATCGAGGCCGACCGGATCGGGTGGGCCGCATCGGGACGCAACGGCGGTTTCGTCGACGCCAGCCTCACCCACGGCTATGACAACGGGAAATCTCGCTGGCCCGAGGACATCGACCTGCTCGAGACGATGGGGATCGAGAACCTCGACGCGATGGGTGCCGAACTCGACGAGTTGGGCCTCGACGCCGAATGGCAGCGCACCGGGATGCTGTCGGTGGCTACCGAACCGCACCAGGTCCAGTGGCTGCGCGAGGCGGCCGATGAAGGCCAAGGTCGGTTTCTCGATCTGCGAGAGGTGCGTGCCGAAGTGCACTCGCCGACCTACCTGGCGGGCTTGTACAGCCCTGACTCGTGTGCGCTGGTGCACCCGGCCAAGCTCGCCCTCGAACTGGCCCGAGCCTGTCGCGACTCAGGTGTCGAGATTTTCGAACACACCACCGCCGCCAAGATCGTCTCCGGCGGCGCCGCGCTGCGCGTGCACACCGACGGACCAGTGATCACCTGCCGCCACGTTGTGCTGGGCACCAACGTGTTTCCCAGCCTGCTGCGGCGCAATCGGCTCTACACCGTGCCGGTGTACGACTACGTGCTCGCCACCGAACCGCTGACCGAGGCCCAGCTCGACCGCATCGGGTGGCAGGGACGTCAAGGCATCGGTGATTCGGCCAACCAGTTCCACTATTACCGCCTGTCGGCGGACAACCGGATCGTCTGGGGCGGATACGACGCCGTCTACCACTACGGCCGACGCGTCGAAGCGGCCTACGAGGACCGGGCAGAGACCTACCGACGGTTGGCTGCGCACTTCTTCCTGACCTTCCCGCAACTCGATGACGTCCGGTTCAGCCATCGGTGGGCCGGGGCCATCGACACCAACACCCGGTTCTGCGCGCACTGGGGACTGGCCCGTGAAGGTCGCGTCGCCTACGTCAACGGCTTCACCGGGCTGGGGGTGGGCGCGGCGCGGTTCGCTGCCGACGTCTGCCTGGACCTACTCGACGGTGAGGACACCCCGCGCACCCGTTTGCAGATGGTGCGTCGTAAGCCGCTGCCGTTCCCTCCCGAACCGCTGGCTTCAGTAGGTATCCAGGCCACCCGCTGGTCGCTGGACCGTGCCGACCATAACGGTGGGCGCCGTAATCTTCTGCTGCGCACCCTCGACGCTGCAGGCCTGGGCTTCGACTCATAG
- a CDS encoding S1 family peptidase, with protein MTPANAEPGVLVHPGMEIHQDSVLCTLGWVDPQTRIAYTAGHCRASGTVTDKHGTFIGAQGPYRDNTPDGTTVDTNHQITDWQVINLAPEVVINNVLPGGKVLVTDPSVLPVKGMPVCHFGVVTGESCGTVESVNNGWFTMANGVVSRKGDSGGPVYTPTPDGRTVLIGIFNSTWGTFPAAVSWQVAKQQAQEDTISAAAATMAAVQAQP; from the coding sequence ATGACCCCGGCCAACGCCGAGCCCGGCGTGCTGGTGCATCCCGGTATGGAGATTCACCAGGACTCGGTGCTGTGCACCCTCGGCTGGGTGGACCCACAGACGCGCATCGCCTATACCGCCGGTCACTGCCGAGCGTCCGGGACCGTCACCGACAAGCACGGGACCTTCATCGGGGCCCAAGGCCCGTACCGTGACAACACCCCGGACGGCACCACCGTCGACACCAACCACCAGATCACCGACTGGCAGGTCATCAACTTGGCTCCCGAGGTCGTGATCAACAACGTGCTGCCCGGCGGCAAGGTGCTGGTGACCGACCCGTCGGTGCTGCCGGTGAAGGGAATGCCGGTGTGTCACTTCGGTGTCGTGACGGGGGAGAGTTGCGGCACCGTCGAGTCGGTCAACAACGGCTGGTTCACCATGGCCAACGGTGTCGTGAGCCGCAAAGGGGATTCCGGCGGGCCGGTCTACACGCCCACCCCTGACGGGCGCACCGTGCTGATCGGCATCTTCAACAGCACCTGGGGCACCTTCCCGGCCGCGGTGTCCTGGCAGGTTGCCAAACAGCAAGCGCAAGAGGACACCATCTCGGCAGCCGCGGCGACGATGGCCGCCGTGCAAGCGCAGCCGTAG
- a CDS encoding carboxylesterase/lipase family protein encodes MTAEATTRSDQVTRPVVDTTYGPVRGVDDGTVKVWKGIRYAAAPVGDLRWRAPQPPARWTEPADASRVSPVCPQPTDAQLPIDLGAPQGEDFLTLNIWAPPGTEAGDEKPVMVWVHGGAYVLGAASQPLYHGRRLAVEGDVVVVTINYRLGALGFLELPTVGADSDQFTTNVGVRDVLAALQWVSDNIAAFGGASHQVTVFGESAGGAIVTTLLASPAAGGLFHAAIAQSPPVTSSYESDRARRVAERFLDVVGVGPRDIAELTRLPIQTVVAASRKVFDEIPVRTPGTLAFAPIVDGDVVPDYPVRVAQSGNTHPVPLIIGTNKHEAALFRYMKQPLMPITPESVKAMFAEIAAEQPELPLPSEDELKDTYRGRGKSSGMRVSSDIGFRMPSIWFADGHRAAAPVYLYRFDFSTPLLRAVGLHAAHATELPYVWGNLRAGRKDPTFALGGLKAGKEVSRRLRARWTNFARTGQPSAAPGEPQWDPYDDDRRATLVIDKQDSVVHDLDAPVRRAWGDDILSFR; translated from the coding sequence ATGACCGCGGAGGCGACAACCCGCAGCGACCAGGTGACGAGGCCGGTCGTCGACACCACCTACGGCCCGGTGCGCGGCGTCGACGACGGAACCGTCAAGGTATGGAAAGGGATCCGGTATGCCGCCGCCCCGGTAGGGGATCTGCGGTGGCGCGCTCCGCAGCCCCCGGCGCGGTGGACCGAGCCCGCCGACGCCAGTCGGGTCAGCCCAGTGTGTCCGCAGCCCACCGACGCCCAGCTGCCCATCGACCTCGGCGCCCCGCAAGGCGAGGACTTTCTGACGCTCAACATCTGGGCCCCGCCAGGCACCGAGGCCGGCGACGAGAAGCCCGTCATGGTGTGGGTGCATGGCGGCGCCTACGTGCTGGGGGCGGCCAGCCAACCGCTCTACCACGGTCGCCGACTCGCCGTCGAAGGCGACGTTGTGGTCGTCACCATCAACTACCGGCTCGGCGCGCTGGGGTTTCTGGAATTGCCGACCGTCGGCGCCGACTCCGACCAGTTCACCACCAACGTCGGGGTACGCGATGTGCTGGCCGCCCTGCAATGGGTCTCCGACAACATCGCCGCCTTCGGCGGTGCCTCCCACCAGGTCACCGTGTTCGGCGAGTCGGCCGGCGGTGCGATTGTCACCACCCTGCTGGCCAGCCCGGCAGCAGGCGGGTTGTTCCACGCTGCCATCGCCCAGAGCCCGCCGGTCACCTCGTCCTATGAATCGGACCGCGCTCGCCGGGTCGCCGAACGATTCCTCGATGTCGTCGGTGTGGGCCCCCGCGATATCGCCGAGTTGACCCGGCTACCGATTCAGACCGTCGTCGCCGCGTCGCGCAAGGTATTCGACGAGATCCCGGTGCGTACCCCAGGGACCCTGGCGTTCGCCCCGATCGTGGACGGCGATGTCGTGCCGGACTACCCGGTGCGCGTCGCGCAGTCCGGCAACACCCACCCGGTGCCGCTGATCATCGGCACCAACAAGCACGAAGCGGCGCTTTTCCGGTACATGAAACAACCGCTGATGCCGATCACTCCCGAGTCGGTCAAGGCCATGTTCGCCGAGATCGCCGCCGAACAGCCAGAGCTGCCGCTACCCAGCGAAGATGAGCTGAAAGACACCTACCGCGGTCGCGGAAAAAGCAGCGGAATGCGGGTCTCCAGCGACATCGGCTTCCGGATGCCCTCGATCTGGTTCGCCGACGGGCATCGCGCCGCCGCCCCCGTCTACCTGTACCGGTTCGACTTCTCCACCCCGCTGCTGCGTGCGGTGGGACTGCACGCCGCCCACGCCACCGAACTGCCTTATGTCTGGGGCAATCTGAGGGCGGGTCGCAAAGATCCGACCTTCGCCCTCGGCGGACTCAAGGCGGGTAAGGAGGTCTCCCGCCGCCTGCGCGCGCGCTGGACCAACTTTGCCCGCACCGGGCAACCGTCTGCTGCCCCCGGGGAGCCGCAGTGGGATCCCTATGACGACGACCGGCGCGCCACCCTGGTGATCGACAAGCAAGACAGTGTCGTGCACGACCTCGATGCACCTGTGCGCCGCGCCTGGGGTGACGACATCCTGAGCTTCCGTTAG
- a CDS encoding MFS transporter translates to MAPDRLDVNGAPTRRARVAIAAVFLTNGALFANLLPRYPEIKTDLTMSNALYGAAVASFSAGALLAGLTAAAMIRRFRSAPVALVTTYLLAGFLVAAAAAPSPALFAAALFVAGASDAVTDVAQNVNGLRLQRHYGRSIINSLHAVWALGAILGGLMGATAIALDVPRTAHLGVAAVVFCIVVTVAYRDLLKGPDHEQHPSAATSGRRERHPAVYLSLLVLVLIAIAGITVEDAGNTWATLYLRDSLGAPAAVAPMGYVALVTFMFIGRVTGDRLVDRFGERAVVRCGGLLAATGMGAALAFPSVPLTIVGFALAGLGVATVVPAAMRAADELPGLRAGTGLTILSWLMRGGLLGAPLLVGVIADATSLRLGLLTVPVAGVALVALAGALSAPRRRAPSRRHLQ, encoded by the coding sequence ATGGCGCCGGACCGTCTGGATGTCAACGGGGCGCCCACGAGGCGAGCGCGGGTGGCCATTGCCGCGGTGTTCCTCACCAACGGCGCGCTGTTCGCCAATCTGCTGCCTCGGTACCCGGAGATCAAGACCGACCTGACGATGTCCAATGCGCTCTACGGCGCTGCGGTGGCCTCGTTCTCGGCCGGCGCGCTGCTGGCCGGGCTGACCGCAGCCGCCATGATCCGCCGCTTCCGCTCCGCGCCGGTGGCGTTGGTCACCACCTATCTGCTCGCGGGGTTCCTGGTGGCCGCCGCGGCCGCACCTTCACCAGCGCTCTTCGCCGCCGCCCTGTTCGTCGCCGGGGCCAGCGATGCCGTCACGGATGTGGCCCAGAATGTCAACGGCCTTCGGCTGCAACGCCACTACGGACGTTCGATCATCAACTCGCTGCACGCGGTGTGGGCGCTGGGCGCCATCCTCGGTGGGCTGATGGGCGCAACGGCCATTGCGCTCGACGTGCCGCGGACCGCGCACCTCGGGGTGGCTGCGGTCGTGTTCTGCATCGTTGTCACCGTGGCCTATAGAGATCTGCTGAAGGGGCCGGATCACGAGCAGCACCCGTCGGCGGCAACATCCGGCAGGCGGGAGCGCCATCCGGCGGTCTACCTGTCGTTACTGGTGCTGGTCCTCATCGCTATCGCCGGTATCACCGTCGAGGACGCCGGAAACACCTGGGCGACATTGTATTTGCGGGACAGTCTGGGGGCACCGGCCGCCGTGGCCCCGATGGGCTATGTCGCACTGGTGACGTTCATGTTCATCGGACGGGTGACTGGTGACCGACTCGTCGACCGGTTCGGGGAACGCGCTGTGGTCCGGTGCGGGGGATTGCTGGCCGCCACCGGAATGGGAGCGGCCCTGGCGTTCCCGTCGGTACCGTTGACCATCGTCGGCTTTGCCTTGGCAGGCCTGGGTGTGGCCACCGTCGTGCCCGCGGCGATGCGCGCGGCTGACGAGCTGCCGGGCCTGCGCGCGGGTACCGGGCTGACCATCCTGAGTTGGTTGATGCGTGGCGGACTGCTGGGCGCCCCGCTGCTGGTCGGGGTGATTGCCGACGCGACCAGCCTGCGCTTGGGTCTGCTCACGGTGCCGGTCGCCGGTGTGGCGCTGGTCGCATTGGCCGGCGCGCTCAGTGCGCCGCGCCGACGAGCCCCGAGTCGTCGGCATTTGCAGTGA
- a CDS encoding sterol desaturase family protein: MDLLNALPPQMREPVLFAVPFFLLLLAIEWTAARKLEHLADADRPGRGAHLTRDSWASVSMGLVSMLTMSAWKFLALLGYAAIYTYVAPWQLSATQWYTWVIALVGVDLLFYLYHRMAHRVRLVWATHQAHHSSEYFNFATALRQKWNNSGEILMWLPLPLLGVPPWMVFFAFSISLIYQFWIHTERIGTLWRPIEFLFNTPSHHRVHHGMDAEYLDKNYGGILIIWDRLFGTFQPETFRPHYGLTKPVGTFNIWKLQTHEYVAIGRDVRGARRLRDRLGFVFGPPGWQPAPAPASKPATTLTTSDAAT; this comes from the coding sequence ATGGATCTCCTCAACGCCCTGCCCCCACAGATGCGCGAGCCGGTACTGTTCGCCGTCCCGTTCTTCCTGCTGTTGCTGGCCATCGAGTGGACAGCGGCGCGCAAGCTCGAACACCTCGCCGATGCCGACCGCCCTGGGCGTGGCGCCCACCTGACCCGCGATTCGTGGGCCAGCGTGTCCATGGGTCTGGTGTCGATGCTGACGATGAGTGCATGGAAGTTCTTGGCACTGTTGGGATATGCGGCGATCTACACCTATGTGGCGCCCTGGCAGCTGTCGGCCACGCAGTGGTACACCTGGGTGATCGCTCTGGTCGGGGTGGACCTGTTGTTCTACCTCTATCACCGGATGGCCCACCGGGTGCGCCTGGTGTGGGCCACCCACCAGGCGCACCACTCCAGCGAGTACTTCAACTTCGCCACCGCATTGCGCCAGAAGTGGAACAACAGCGGCGAGATCCTGATGTGGCTGCCGTTGCCGCTGCTGGGCGTGCCGCCGTGGATGGTGTTCTTTGCCTTCTCGATCAGCTTGATCTACCAGTTCTGGATCCACACCGAACGCATCGGCACCCTGTGGCGTCCCATCGAGTTCCTCTTCAACACACCGTCACATCACCGGGTGCACCACGGGATGGACGCCGAATACCTGGACAAGAACTACGGCGGCATCCTGATCATCTGGGATCGCCTGTTCGGCACGTTCCAGCCGGAGACGTTCCGGCCGCATTACGGGCTGACCAAGCCGGTCGGAACCTTCAACATCTGGAAACTGCAGACTCACGAGTACGTGGCGATCGGCCGCGATGTCCGCGGCGCACGCCGACTGCGGGACCGACTCGGCTTCGTCTTCGGCCCACCCGGATGGCAGCCGGCGCCGGCACCCGCGTCAAAGCCGGCGACAACGCTGACGACCTCCGATGCCGCGACGTAG
- the malQ gene encoding 4-alpha-glucanotransferase, producing the protein MAELTCPSSLSELAQRYGVATEYQDWRGQTVPVAQSTLVAVLAALDVPAATEQERAAGLQDHDRKHWARSLPPSVIARAGAATPFWVHVTHGDPVTLWLTLEDGTTRTGLRQLENYTSPYDLDGRLVGEATFELPADLPLGYHRLHLQVDTFQTSTSVIVTPARLDVPPRLGAGRTWGLVTQLYSARSRNSWGIGDLTDLTDLAVWSAARHGAGFVLVNPLHAAAPTAPMEPSPYLPTSRRFVNPIYLRVEAVPEYAQIRHRGRIRKAREQVQARAQRSTLIERDRAWKAKRAALESVYLVDFSAGREIAYQAFCEREGASLDDFAIWCALAEQYGADWHAWPEELQHPRSGAVAKFAAEHVAEVDFHRWLQWLLDEQLTAAQARALSAGMELGIMGDLAVGVDPNGADAWALQDALALGVTAGAPPDEFNQLGQDWSQPPWRPDRLAEQAYEPFRALVNAVLRHAGGVRIDHIIGLFRLWWIPQGVPPTDGTYVRYDHEAMIGIVALEAQRAGAVVVGEDLGTVQPWVRDYLRDRGLFGTSILWFENDHEGDGSPIPAERWREFCLSAVTTHDLPPTAGYLAGEHVRLRDRLGLLTRPAAEELAGDRAQQAAWLAELRRVGLLAEDADVAAVVLALHRYLGRTPSRLLALSLADAVGEVRTQNQPGTTDEYPNWRVPLGDAEGRQVLLEDVFEDATAARLCEAMRTAAAGL; encoded by the coding sequence ATGGCCGAACTCACGTGCCCGTCATCGCTGTCCGAGCTCGCGCAGCGCTACGGCGTCGCCACCGAATACCAGGACTGGCGCGGCCAAACGGTGCCGGTGGCGCAGTCCACCTTGGTGGCTGTTCTCGCAGCTCTGGACGTGCCGGCGGCGACCGAGCAGGAGCGTGCTGCCGGGCTGCAAGACCATGACCGCAAACACTGGGCGCGCTCGCTGCCGCCGTCGGTCATTGCCCGCGCCGGGGCGGCGACGCCGTTCTGGGTGCACGTCACCCATGGCGATCCGGTCACGCTCTGGCTGACGCTCGAGGACGGCACCACCCGCACCGGCCTGCGACAGCTCGAAAACTACACGTCGCCATACGATCTCGATGGCCGACTGGTGGGCGAAGCGACGTTCGAGCTGCCTGCGGACCTGCCGCTGGGTTACCACCGGTTGCATCTGCAGGTCGACACCTTCCAGACCAGCACCTCGGTGATCGTGACCCCCGCGCGCCTCGACGTGCCGCCACGTCTGGGAGCCGGGCGCACCTGGGGCCTGGTCACCCAGCTCTACAGTGCACGCTCACGCAACTCGTGGGGCATCGGGGACCTGACCGATTTGACCGATCTGGCCGTGTGGTCGGCAGCGCGGCACGGCGCGGGTTTCGTGCTCGTCAACCCGCTGCATGCAGCAGCACCGACCGCGCCGATGGAGCCTTCGCCCTACCTGCCCACCTCACGTCGTTTCGTCAACCCGATCTATCTGCGGGTCGAAGCCGTTCCCGAGTACGCCCAGATACGACACCGAGGCCGGATCCGCAAGGCTCGCGAGCAGGTGCAGGCCCGTGCGCAGCGATCCACTCTGATCGAGCGGGACCGCGCCTGGAAGGCCAAGCGAGCCGCGCTGGAGTCGGTGTATCTGGTTGATTTCTCGGCCGGGCGTGAGATCGCGTATCAGGCCTTCTGCGAGCGTGAGGGCGCCAGCCTCGACGATTTCGCGATCTGGTGCGCGCTGGCCGAGCAGTACGGCGCGGACTGGCACGCGTGGCCCGAGGAGTTGCAGCACCCCCGCAGCGGTGCGGTCGCCAAGTTCGCCGCCGAGCATGTCGCCGAGGTGGATTTCCACCGGTGGCTGCAGTGGCTGCTCGATGAGCAGCTCACCGCAGCGCAGGCCAGGGCGCTGTCGGCGGGGATGGAGCTGGGCATCATGGGTGACCTCGCGGTCGGGGTCGACCCGAACGGAGCCGATGCGTGGGCGCTGCAGGACGCGTTGGCGCTCGGTGTTACCGCCGGAGCACCCCCCGATGAGTTCAATCAGCTCGGCCAGGACTGGTCGCAGCCGCCGTGGCGGCCCGATCGGCTCGCCGAGCAGGCGTACGAGCCGTTCCGGGCACTGGTCAACGCGGTGCTGCGGCATGCCGGCGGGGTGCGCATCGACCACATCATCGGACTGTTCCGGTTGTGGTGGATTCCCCAGGGCGTGCCGCCGACCGACGGCACCTACGTGCGCTACGACCACGAGGCGATGATCGGCATCGTCGCGCTCGAGGCGCAGCGGGCCGGCGCGGTCGTGGTCGGCGAGGATCTGGGCACGGTGCAGCCCTGGGTCCGGGACTATCTGCGCGACCGTGGACTGTTCGGCACCTCGATCCTGTGGTTCGAAAACGATCACGAGGGTGACGGCAGCCCGATTCCTGCCGAACGGTGGCGCGAGTTCTGCCTATCGGCGGTGACCACCCATGATCTGCCGCCCACCGCGGGTTACCTGGCTGGTGAGCACGTGCGGTTGCGTGACCGACTGGGCCTGCTGACCCGTCCGGCCGCCGAGGAGCTGGCCGGTGATCGGGCGCAGCAGGCGGCCTGGCTGGCCGAACTCCGCCGCGTCGGCCTGCTCGCCGAGGACGCCGACGTGGCCGCGGTGGTGCTGGCGCTTCATCGCTATCTGGGGCGGACACCGTCGCGGCTGTTGGCGCTGTCGCTGGCCGACGCCGTCGGCGAGGTACGCACCCAGAACCAGCCGGGCACCACCGACGAGTATCCCAACTGGCGTGTTCCATTGGGCGACGCCGAGGGCCGGCAGGTGCTGCTGGAAGACGTGTTCGAGGATGCGACCGCGGCCAGGCTGTGTGAGGCCATGCGGACCGCCGCGGCCGGCCTCTGA